The uncultured Roseibium sp. genome contains a region encoding:
- a CDS encoding M23 family metallopeptidase has translation MQKHREFRSQGFGTTSTPHITITRGTNSTTLIVRPAMLIAVAAVCVVLSLGYFGATAYWFMRDDAAASAQAERRQMETLYQDRIDRLKSEIERLSSRQMVDRESVEQQVTTLLRRQQLLSKRHQVVTELMARAEESGIRIAAQSPVPAEKPVRTEGTLANIDDDTSAMGGEPQPVKDPVKTLGLRGEPDTESEKLGLKPGIDPEEQAALEAVGNDLNAMDRESDAVLDALAVATEKQINKIVAATKPLGVTLIKRKSDQTSDAIGGPFVPITGGTFLDRVTRTERVLKALHNVKNRARLLPLTRPTRSTAISSQFGPRTDPFLKRLAMHTGMDFKAPYGARVFAAASGTVEHAGWSGGYGRMIEIRHANGLVTRYGHLSKVRVAKGDHIVAGDLIGNVGSTGRSTGPHLHYEVRQSDEAIDPAPFVTAGDRLTSLLKQ, from the coding sequence ATGCAAAAGCACCGGGAATTCCGCAGCCAAGGATTTGGCACCACCTCCACCCCCCACATCACAATTACGCGTGGGACCAACTCCACGACGCTGATTGTCCGGCCGGCGATGCTGATAGCTGTGGCAGCTGTCTGCGTGGTGTTGTCCCTCGGTTACTTCGGCGCGACGGCTTACTGGTTCATGCGCGATGACGCTGCGGCTTCCGCCCAGGCCGAACGCCGGCAGATGGAAACGCTGTACCAGGACCGCATCGACCGTCTGAAATCCGAAATTGAACGGCTTAGCAGCCGACAGATGGTGGATCGCGAAAGCGTGGAACAACAGGTAACCACCCTCCTCCGCCGCCAGCAGTTGTTGAGCAAACGCCATCAGGTCGTGACCGAGCTGATGGCCCGCGCGGAAGAAAGCGGCATCCGGATTGCGGCGCAAAGCCCTGTTCCGGCAGAGAAACCGGTGCGGACTGAAGGCACGCTTGCGAATATCGACGACGATACCTCTGCAATGGGCGGCGAGCCGCAGCCGGTCAAGGATCCGGTCAAAACCCTCGGCCTGAGAGGTGAACCGGACACCGAATCCGAAAAGCTGGGCCTGAAGCCCGGCATCGATCCGGAGGAACAGGCCGCACTCGAAGCAGTCGGAAATGATCTGAACGCGATGGACCGCGAAAGCGATGCTGTACTGGACGCACTTGCGGTGGCGACTGAAAAGCAAATCAACAAGATCGTTGCCGCAACAAAACCTCTGGGCGTAACCCTCATCAAAAGAAAGAGCGATCAGACCAGTGACGCCATCGGCGGCCCTTTCGTACCGATTACGGGCGGCACCTTTCTTGACCGCGTCACCCGCACGGAACGGGTTTTGAAGGCCTTGCATAACGTCAAGAACCGGGCACGTCTTCTTCCGCTAACCCGCCCAACCCGCAGTACGGCTATTTCCAGCCAATTCGGCCCGAGGACGGATCCGTTTCTGAAGCGCTTGGCCATGCATACGGGTATGGATTTCAAGGCTCCGTACGGTGCGCGGGTTTTCGCAGCGGCCTCCGGCACCGTCGAACATGCAGGCTGGAGCGGCGGCTACGGAAGAATGATCGAAATACGCCATGCCAACGGTTTAGTGACCCGTTACGGACATCTGAGCAAGGTCCGGGTCGCCAAAGGCGATCACATCGTTGCAGGTGATCTCATCGGCAATGTCGGCTCGACCGGACGGTCCACCGGTCCGCACCTGCACTATGAAGTCCGCCAGAGCGACGAGGCCATCGATCCGGCCCCCTTCGTTACCGCCGGAGACCGGCTCACTTCCCTTCTGAAGCAGTAA
- a CDS encoding ferritin-like domain-containing protein, with translation MKSDDRSGLPHSLVAGARAIVSADAPSEKVRLAHATARAWFRRELSLGSSFQDGAMPDRPGRPDKPILLAPRDMPKRALGGDAGRLALIHSLAHIELNAVDLTWDLIGRFADTRLPRSYYDDWVRVGLEEAKHFAMLEDRLAKLGARYGDLPAHDGLWQAAQETGHDLAARLAIIPLVLEARGLDITPPMIEKAESLGDKETAKALAVIYRDEKNHVAFGAKWFRFLCDRIGIRPEPAFHAYVRRHFKGALKPPFNDRARSEAGLTPGFYKPLARLVG, from the coding sequence ATGAAATCCGACGACCGCTCGGGCCTTCCCCACTCACTTGTTGCCGGTGCCCGAGCGATCGTCAGTGCCGACGCTCCTTCCGAGAAGGTTCGCCTTGCCCATGCGACGGCCCGGGCCTGGTTCCGGCGGGAATTGTCGCTCGGCAGTTCATTTCAGGACGGCGCAATGCCCGATCGGCCCGGTCGGCCTGATAAACCCATCTTGCTGGCACCCCGGGACATGCCCAAGCGGGCGCTTGGCGGCGATGCCGGCCGTTTGGCGCTGATCCACTCGCTTGCACATATAGAATTGAATGCCGTTGACCTCACGTGGGACCTGATCGGAAGATTCGCGGATACCCGCCTGCCCCGGTCCTATTACGACGACTGGGTCCGGGTCGGCCTGGAAGAAGCCAAGCATTTCGCCATGCTGGAGGATCGCCTTGCAAAGCTGGGCGCGCGCTACGGTGATCTCCCCGCTCATGACGGTTTGTGGCAGGCCGCCCAGGAAACCGGCCATGACCTTGCGGCCCGGCTCGCGATCATACCGCTCGTTCTGGAGGCCCGCGGCCTCGATATTACGCCGCCGATGATCGAAAAAGCCGAATCGCTGGGCGACAAGGAGACCGCAAAAGCGCTCGCCGTGATTTATCGGGACGAGAAAAACCATGTCGCTTTCGGAGCCAAGTGGTTTCGATTCTTGTGCGACAGAATCGGCATCCGCCCGGAACCAGCCTTTCATGCTTACGTCCGTCGCCATTTCAAGGGAGCCTTGAAGCCTCCCTTCAACGATCGCGCCCGCTCGGAAGCAGGACTAACTCCCGGTTTTTACAAGCCTCTTGCCCGCCTTGTCGGATAA
- the bcp gene encoding thioredoxin-dependent thiol peroxidase yields the protein MSELMIGDSAPDFELEGDGGSKISLSTLSGSPVVVYFYPKDDTPGCTKEAIAFSALEPEFARLGAKIIGISPDTAAKHDKFKAKHDLTIRLAADPDKIACEAFGVWVEKSMYGKKYMGVERSTFLVNADGKLAQIWRKVKVAGHAEAVLDAVKAL from the coding sequence ATGAGTGAACTGATGATCGGCGATTCGGCACCTGATTTTGAACTGGAGGGTGATGGAGGTTCGAAGATTTCTCTGTCCACACTGAGTGGATCACCTGTAGTCGTCTATTTCTACCCAAAGGACGACACGCCGGGATGCACCAAGGAAGCCATCGCCTTTTCCGCTCTCGAACCGGAGTTCGCCAGGCTCGGAGCCAAAATCATCGGCATCTCGCCGGATACAGCCGCCAAGCATGACAAGTTCAAGGCGAAGCACGATCTGACCATTCGCCTCGCCGCCGATCCCGACAAGATCGCCTGCGAAGCCTTTGGAGTCTGGGTCGAAAAATCCATGTACGGTAAAAAATACATGGGCGTGGAACGGTCCACTTTCCTCGTGAATGCCGATGGCAAACTTGCCCAGATCTGGCGGAAAGTGAAGGTAGCCGGACATGCCGAAGCCGTTCTGGATGCCGTGAAGGCCCTCTGA
- a CDS encoding AsmA-like C-terminal domain-containing protein — MEKEPTPRKVPKRRSTWLRRIGLVLCAVVLIGAAWLAYLLSSGPVHVPLLAGFMSDRASNGPARLTIADTLIDVSSGDGVRVIVREALLTVAGEVPVEVSLPLVEAPVEFGALLGGKIQFSSLTIDRPLVTIGVRESGDANLPKMNLTMEAVNRVSDVVEDAFSRRQLERVSVRNGTVEVQGAIVRNFSGIDAEITWDQERTIHAKADVAGRVEPWKIEFLRKAPLDGKDRSIAMVVDGLSLADLVNPEKVPRAGMDLGIPLQLKFETGLSADGVFRYANFVGRVADGVFHIGPTPIHFDDAALSLIWQGDDPKIRVTRSHVINGNTQIFFTGEIVPPVDESSDWTVELSTDLAQLGSSDVPLPPFIVNEMSLSARFEPASRTIFLDNISIAAGKARTYMVGSVELRDDGPYLALAIDGEHVPVGLAKHLWPITVVPPARQWVIEHIKSGMIDEAKADISLRPAAFDPNDPEPGWSGDDIKVNLKFSNARISPVGEVPDVYNLSGTMTVENEVMTVHAGGGLIYTGSGAQVGVPDVTFQIRRLREKINKLGVLDLELVGGVREIGRIFNSKPFRVLAKTGLTPDAVSGDGRTWVHAEFPVRKDIDLDAVQWNAKADSSNFNLNKPVRGHTIKDAEIKLSADRRQVAITGKGILDGLPADIDLLIPLGDSGVKGRQGVVLNVTAKQLRKNGVDLTALLDGPMTLVVDDTNGGQTFNVDLTKTVVRLDALGWTKAAGVPATAEFLVKTGDQGYNVQDFALRSDGVDVNGSMTVSKAGDLETASFATFQLRAGDEASVSVQRTKSGRYKVAMIGNSFDARGLIREVRKPSTGTGGQADTGLIKGLSVTASLGRVTGFNGVRLNDFVGLIEADTNGVTKADVSGSLDGRSPFKFSLKPAGTGKVADGDFGDAGATLKFLDLYERMRGGRGKLRVNMYDTKTWDGSFKVRELSITEDPALKRLSSDPSVLRSQLRNDGGFRLPATARKGESSFQTLDILFTRAGDILTIHKGGLKGAVFGGTVSGTVNLASQAIDLTGTFVPIFALNNIFAKIPILGFALGGGSGEGLIGVTYRVTGDLSDPKLSVNPISAIAPGIFRKMFQ; from the coding sequence ATGGAAAAAGAGCCCACGCCCCGCAAAGTACCGAAACGTCGTTCGACATGGCTCCGACGGATCGGCCTCGTGCTTTGCGCGGTGGTCCTCATTGGCGCGGCATGGCTTGCCTACCTGCTGAGCAGCGGGCCGGTGCACGTCCCCCTGCTTGCAGGCTTCATGTCGGACAGGGCCAGCAATGGTCCGGCACGGCTGACCATCGCCGATACCCTGATCGATGTTTCCAGTGGAGACGGTGTTCGGGTGATCGTCCGGGAAGCGCTTTTGACAGTGGCGGGCGAAGTTCCGGTTGAGGTGTCCTTGCCTCTGGTCGAAGCCCCCGTCGAATTCGGGGCTCTTCTGGGCGGAAAGATCCAGTTTTCATCGCTGACGATCGACCGGCCGCTGGTCACGATCGGGGTCCGTGAAAGCGGCGACGCGAATCTGCCCAAGATGAATCTGACGATGGAGGCGGTCAACCGGGTCAGCGATGTCGTCGAAGATGCTTTCTCCCGCCGCCAACTGGAACGGGTTTCGGTGCGAAACGGCACTGTTGAGGTTCAGGGAGCCATTGTCCGCAATTTTTCAGGCATCGATGCGGAGATCACCTGGGATCAGGAACGAACCATCCATGCGAAGGCGGACGTGGCCGGCCGGGTCGAACCCTGGAAGATCGAATTCCTGCGCAAAGCCCCGCTCGACGGGAAGGACCGTTCGATTGCCATGGTCGTCGACGGTCTCTCACTTGCCGATCTGGTGAACCCGGAAAAGGTGCCGAGAGCGGGAATGGATCTGGGCATTCCGCTGCAGCTGAAATTCGAAACTGGTCTCTCCGCAGACGGCGTGTTTCGCTATGCCAATTTTGTCGGCAGGGTCGCGGACGGCGTGTTTCACATAGGACCGACACCGATCCATTTCGATGATGCGGCGCTGTCGTTGATCTGGCAGGGAGATGATCCAAAAATCAGGGTGACCCGCTCCCATGTGATCAACGGAAATACCCAGATTTTCTTCACCGGGGAAATCGTGCCGCCGGTTGATGAATCCAGCGACTGGACGGTCGAGCTCTCGACCGATCTGGCCCAGCTCGGGTCGTCCGATGTGCCGCTGCCGCCGTTCATCGTCAACGAGATGAGCCTGTCGGCACGATTCGAGCCGGCAAGCAGGACGATTTTTCTGGACAACATTTCGATCGCGGCAGGCAAGGCCAGAACCTATATGGTCGGTTCGGTGGAGCTGCGAGACGACGGCCCTTATCTGGCATTGGCGATCGACGGAGAACACGTGCCGGTTGGCCTTGCCAAGCATCTCTGGCCGATCACGGTCGTACCGCCGGCGCGCCAATGGGTCATCGAACACATCAAGTCGGGCATGATCGACGAGGCCAAGGCCGATATTTCCCTTCGTCCGGCTGCCTTCGATCCGAATGATCCGGAGCCGGGCTGGTCCGGCGATGACATCAAGGTCAACCTGAAATTCAGCAATGCGCGGATTTCTCCGGTCGGTGAAGTGCCGGACGTCTACAACCTTTCCGGCACCATGACCGTGGAGAATGAGGTGATGACCGTCCATGCGGGAGGCGGCCTTATTTATACGGGCAGCGGTGCTCAGGTTGGCGTCCCGGATGTGACCTTCCAGATCCGGCGTTTGCGGGAAAAGATCAACAAGCTGGGCGTTCTGGATCTGGAGCTGGTGGGCGGCGTTCGCGAAATCGGCCGGATCTTTAACAGCAAACCCTTCCGTGTTCTGGCCAAGACCGGACTGACACCCGATGCTGTCTCCGGCGACGGTCGAACCTGGGTCCACGCTGAATTCCCGGTGCGCAAGGATATTGATCTGGACGCAGTGCAATGGAACGCGAAAGCGGACTCTTCCAATTTCAACCTGAACAAGCCTGTCCGCGGTCACACGATAAAGGATGCGGAAATCAAGCTGAGCGCCGACCGGCGGCAGGTCGCCATTACCGGTAAGGGCATTCTTGACGGTTTGCCGGCCGACATCGACCTCTTGATCCCACTGGGGGATTCCGGTGTGAAGGGCCGTCAAGGCGTTGTCCTCAATGTAACCGCCAAACAGCTCAGGAAGAATGGTGTTGATCTGACGGCCTTGCTTGATGGCCCGATGACGTTGGTCGTCGACGATACAAATGGCGGCCAGACCTTCAATGTCGACCTGACGAAGACGGTTGTCCGACTGGATGCGCTCGGCTGGACGAAAGCTGCCGGGGTTCCCGCCACGGCGGAATTCCTGGTCAAGACCGGCGATCAGGGCTACAACGTTCAGGACTTCGCCCTTCGGTCGGACGGTGTCGATGTCAATGGGTCGATGACGGTGTCCAAGGCCGGAGACCTGGAGACGGCCTCGTTCGCGACGTTCCAGTTGAGGGCGGGCGACGAAGCCTCCGTCAGCGTTCAAAGGACAAAGAGCGGCCGGTACAAGGTCGCGATGATCGGTAATTCCTTTGATGCCAGGGGGCTGATCCGTGAGGTCCGCAAACCATCGACGGGAACCGGCGGCCAGGCTGACACAGGCTTGATCAAGGGACTTTCGGTAACGGCCAGCCTGGGCCGGGTGACGGGCTTTAATGGCGTTCGACTCAACGATTTTGTCGGGCTGATCGAGGCCGACACAAACGGCGTAACCAAGGCCGATGTGAGTGGTTCGCTCGATGGCCGGTCGCCGTTCAAGTTTTCCCTTAAACCGGCGGGAACCGGCAAGGTGGCGGATGGTGATTTCGGTGACGCCGGCGCCACGCTCAAATTCCTCGATCTTTATGAACGCATGCGTGGCGGACGGGGGAAGTTGCGCGTCAACATGTACGACACAAAAACCTGGGACGGCAGTTTCAAGGTCCGGGAGCTTTCCATCACCGAGGATCCGGCGCTGAAGCGGTTAAGTTCCGACCCAAGCGTGTTGCGATCGCAGCTCCGGAATGATGGTGGTTTCCGCTTGCCGGCCACCGCCCGAAAAGGGGAATCGTCGTTCCAGACGCTCGATATCCTTTTTACCCGCGCCGGCGACATTCTGACGATCCACAAGGGAGGACTGAAGGGAGCGGTTTTCGGCGGGACCGTGTCGGGCACCGTCAATCTGGCGTCTCAGGCGATAGACTTGACCGGGACATTTGTTCCGATTTTCGCGCTCAACAACATCTTCGCCAAGATCCCGATCCTCGGGTTCGCCCTGGGCGGGGGATCGGGGGAAGGTCTTATCGGTGTGACCTACCGGGTAACCGGTGACCTGTCCGACCCCAAGCTGTCGGTCAATCCGATTTCTGCGATCGCGCCCGGCATTTTCCGCAAGATGTTCCAGTAA
- the tyrS gene encoding tyrosine--tRNA ligase — translation MSEFKSEFLKTLSERGFIHQISDPQGLDELCAKETVTAYIGFDCTAPSLHAGSLVPIMMLYWFQQTGHRPITLMGSGTTRVGDPSGKDESRRLLTEDDIEANKAGIRKVFEKLLTFGDGPTDALMMDNADWLLKLNYVEFLRDVGRHFSVNQMIQRDSVRLRLEREQHLSFLEFNYMLLQGYDYLEIYRRTGCRLQMGGSDQWGNILSGVDITRRLESVDVFALTSPLLTTASGAKMGKTAGGAVWLNDEQLSSYDYWQYWRNTEDADVERFLKLFTVLPMDEIARLAALEGSEINEAKKILATEATALIHGREKAEAAAETARKAFEQGEMAEGLPTVEIPKADLEAGLGILTAFVTAGLCASNGDVRRNIKGGAVRINDKAEQNDKRQLDLNDLTADGVIKLSLGKKKHVLMQPV, via the coding sequence ATGAGCGAATTCAAATCGGAGTTTTTAAAGACCCTTTCGGAACGCGGGTTCATCCATCAGATTTCCGATCCCCAGGGTCTCGACGAACTCTGCGCAAAGGAGACGGTCACCGCCTATATCGGCTTCGACTGCACCGCTCCAAGCCTGCATGCCGGCTCGCTCGTGCCGATCATGATGCTCTACTGGTTCCAGCAGACCGGCCACCGTCCGATTACCCTCATGGGCTCCGGCACCACCCGCGTGGGCGACCCTTCCGGCAAGGACGAAAGCCGCAGGCTTCTGACCGAAGACGACATCGAGGCGAACAAGGCGGGCATTCGCAAGGTCTTTGAAAAGCTCCTGACTTTCGGTGACGGTCCGACCGATGCCCTTATGATGGACAACGCCGATTGGCTGCTGAAGCTCAACTACGTCGAGTTCCTGCGTGATGTCGGCCGGCATTTCTCCGTCAACCAGATGATTCAGCGCGACAGCGTCCGCCTGCGCCTGGAGCGCGAACAGCATCTGTCCTTCCTCGAATTCAACTACATGCTCCTGCAGGGCTACGACTATCTGGAGATCTATCGGCGCACCGGCTGCCGACTGCAGATGGGCGGCTCCGACCAATGGGGCAATATTCTTTCCGGCGTCGACATCACCCGCCGCCTCGAAAGCGTGGACGTTTTCGCCCTGACCTCTCCGCTACTGACCACCGCGTCCGGTGCAAAGATGGGCAAGACCGCCGGCGGCGCTGTCTGGCTCAACGATGAGCAGCTTTCCTCCTATGATTACTGGCAGTATTGGCGCAATACCGAAGATGCCGATGTGGAACGGTTCCTGAAGCTCTTTACCGTGCTGCCGATGGATGAAATCGCCCGGCTCGCGGCCCTGGAAGGGTCGGAAATCAACGAGGCGAAGAAGATACTGGCAACGGAAGCGACCGCACTCATTCACGGACGGGAAAAGGCGGAGGCTGCAGCGGAAACCGCCCGCAAGGCTTTCGAACAAGGCGAAATGGCCGAAGGCCTGCCGACCGTCGAAATCCCGAAGGCCGATCTCGAAGCGGGGTTGGGCATTCTGACCGCCTTTGTGACCGCCGGTCTGTGCGCCTCCAACGGCGACGTCCGTCGCAACATCAAGGGCGGCGCGGTCAGGATCAACGACAAGGCCGAGCAGAACGACAAGCGTCAACTCGACTTGAACGATCTGACCGCGGATGGCGTGATCAAGCTCTCGCTCGGCAAGAAGAAACACGTCCTTATGCAGCCCGTATAA
- the glnA gene encoding type I glutamate--ammonia ligase, whose product MTTASEVLKEIKEKDVKFVDLRFTDPRGKMQHVTMDVALVDEDMFAEGVAFDGSSIAGWKAINESDMMLILDPESAHMDPFFAQSTMVIICDIIDPITGEAYNRDPRMTAKKAEAYVKSGGFGDTIFVGPEAEFFLFDDVRFTSEPYDTGFQLDSVELPSNMGSEYDTGNLGHRPRTKGGYFPVPPIDSAQDIRSEMLSVMADMGVSTEKHHHEVAAAQHELGMKFNKLTTCADHMQIYKYVVHQVAHAYGKTATFMPKPVFGDNGTGMHCHLSIWNEGAPVFAGNQYADLSETCLYFIGGILKHAKALNAFTNPSTNSYKRLVPGYEAPVLLAYSSRNRSASCRIPFSSNPKAKRVEVRFPDPSANPYLCFSALLMAGLDGIKNKIHPGEAMDKNLYDLPPEELAEIPTVCRTLREAMESLDADRDFLKAGGVFDDDQIDAYIELKMEEVERYEMTPHPVEFDLYYSV is encoded by the coding sequence ATGACCACTGCTTCCGAGGTCCTTAAGGAAATCAAAGAAAAGGACGTGAAGTTCGTCGACCTGCGCTTTACTGACCCGCGCGGCAAGATGCAGCACGTCACCATGGATGTGGCCCTCGTCGATGAAGACATGTTCGCTGAAGGCGTTGCCTTCGACGGTTCGTCCATCGCCGGTTGGAAGGCCATCAACGAGTCCGACATGATGCTGATCCTCGATCCGGAATCGGCTCACATGGATCCGTTCTTCGCCCAGTCCACCATGGTTATCATCTGCGACATCATCGATCCGATCACCGGCGAAGCCTATAACCGCGACCCGCGCATGACCGCCAAGAAGGCGGAAGCCTACGTCAAGTCCGGCGGTTTCGGCGACACCATCTTTGTCGGTCCGGAAGCTGAATTCTTCCTCTTCGACGACGTTCGCTTTACCTCCGAGCCCTACGACACCGGCTTCCAGCTGGACAGCGTCGAACTGCCGTCCAACATGGGTTCCGAATACGACACCGGCAACCTCGGCCACCGTCCGCGCACCAAGGGCGGCTATTTCCCGGTCCCGCCGATCGACAGCGCCCAGGACATCCGCTCCGAAATGCTGTCCGTCATGGCCGACATGGGCGTCTCCACGGAAAAGCATCACCACGAAGTGGCCGCTGCCCAGCACGAACTCGGCATGAAGTTCAACAAGCTGACCACCTGCGCCGACCACATGCAGATCTACAAGTACGTGGTCCATCAGGTTGCCCACGCTTACGGCAAGACGGCGACGTTCATGCCGAAGCCGGTCTTCGGCGACAACGGCACCGGCATGCACTGCCACCTGTCGATCTGGAACGAAGGCGCTCCGGTCTTCGCCGGCAACCAGTATGCGGACCTCTCCGAGACCTGCCTGTATTTCATCGGCGGTATTCTGAAGCACGCCAAGGCGCTGAACGCCTTCACCAACCCGTCGACCAACTCCTACAAGCGTCTGGTCCCGGGTTACGAAGCTCCGGTTCTGCTGGCGTACTCCTCGCGTAACCGCTCGGCATCCTGCCGTATTCCGTTCTCGTCCAACCCGAAGGCAAAGCGCGTGGAAGTCCGCTTCCCGGATCCGTCCGCGAACCCGTACCTCTGCTTCTCCGCCCTGCTGATGGCCGGTCTTGACGGCATCAAGAACAAGATCCATCCGGGCGAAGCGATGGACAAGAACCTCTACGATCTGCCGCCGGAAGAACTGGCCGAGATCCCGACGGTTTGCCGGACACTTCGTGAAGCCATGGAATCCCTCGACGCCGACCGCGACTTCCTGAAGGCCGGCGGTGTGTTCGATGACGACCAGATCGACGCTTACATCGAACTGAAGATGGAAGAAGTCGAGCGTTACGAAATGACGCCGCATCCGGTCGAATTCGACCTGTACTACTCCGTCTGA
- a CDS encoding P-II family nitrogen regulator, translating to MKKIEAIIKPFKLDEVKEALQEVGLQGITVTEAKGFGRQKGHTELYRGAEYVVDFLPKVKVEIVLPSDMVEKAVEAIRSAAQTGRIGDGKIFVSNIEEAVRIRTGESGVDAI from the coding sequence ATGAAAAAGATCGAGGCAATCATCAAGCCCTTCAAATTGGACGAGGTGAAGGAAGCTCTCCAGGAGGTCGGCCTCCAGGGCATCACCGTTACCGAAGCCAAGGGCTTTGGTCGTCAGAAAGGCCACACCGAGCTCTACCGGGGTGCTGAATATGTCGTCGATTTTTTGCCCAAGGTGAAAGTCGAGATTGTGCTTCCCTCCGATATGGTGGAAAAGGCCGTCGAAGCCATTCGCTCTGCTGCCCAGACGGGACGCATCGGCGACGGGAAAATATTTGTGTCCAACATCGAGGAAGCGGTCCGGATCCGGACTGGCGAATCCGGCGTGGACGCCATCTAA
- a CDS encoding NAD(P)H-hydrate dehydratase, with the protein MAYLRPVDFPELLSPVQMGEADRLTIASGIPGRTLMENAGKHVADAATEMAGEGGRVLVLCGPGNNGGDGFVAARLLKQAGYPVDVALLKDPGGLAGDALLAFQDMTARQVGLVPTRIGAGELGSLLASADLVIDALLGAGLDRALSGSLADIVNEINDAGCKVLSVDLPTGINGATGEVMGTAIRAACSVTFFRLKPGHLLYPGRGYCGELRCGDIGITADILDSVRPDTAMNCPSLWRSAWHPPQAEGHKYSRGHAVVFGGPVRSTGAARLSAAAALRAGAGLVSVACPPSALMVYASHLTAVMTRPISGAGEIGELLSDRRLNAALIGPGYGVGSGTREDVAEILKQDCAVVLDADALTSFEKEPQDLFLQIGERELPVVMTPHTGEFARLFPDLADADRLTAARLAAARSRAVIVLKGADTVIAAPDGRAAINANASPWLATAGSGDVLAGIVCACLAQSLPAFEAAAMGVWLHSEAGNEVGAGLIAEDLIPSLKPVIARLVEKTMPKDDAKTSFFL; encoded by the coding sequence TTGGCCTATCTGAGACCCGTCGATTTTCCGGAGTTGCTGTCGCCTGTTCAAATGGGAGAGGCGGACCGGCTGACGATCGCCTCCGGCATACCAGGTCGCACCCTTATGGAAAATGCCGGCAAGCATGTCGCGGATGCCGCGACCGAAATGGCGGGTGAGGGCGGGCGCGTGCTGGTCCTCTGCGGCCCGGGGAACAACGGCGGAGATGGCTTTGTCGCCGCGCGGCTGTTGAAGCAGGCGGGATATCCCGTCGATGTCGCATTGTTGAAGGACCCTGGAGGGCTCGCTGGAGACGCCCTTCTGGCATTTCAGGATATGACCGCCCGGCAAGTCGGGCTCGTCCCAACGCGGATCGGCGCGGGGGAGCTTGGCTCGCTACTGGCATCGGCCGATCTCGTCATTGATGCCCTGCTGGGCGCAGGGCTGGACCGGGCCCTTTCCGGTTCATTGGCCGACATCGTCAATGAAATCAATGATGCCGGGTGCAAGGTTCTGAGTGTCGATTTGCCGACCGGGATCAACGGAGCGACCGGCGAAGTCATGGGCACGGCAATCAGGGCCGCGTGCTCCGTGACATTTTTCCGACTGAAGCCCGGCCATCTGCTTTATCCCGGTCGCGGCTATTGCGGCGAACTTCGTTGCGGAGATATCGGCATCACCGCCGACATCCTGGATTCGGTAAGGCCGGATACCGCCATGAACTGTCCATCCCTTTGGCGTTCCGCATGGCATCCGCCGCAGGCGGAAGGCCATAAGTACAGCCGCGGCCACGCGGTGGTTTTCGGCGGGCCGGTTCGCTCAACGGGGGCCGCCAGGCTTTCGGCCGCTGCCGCACTTCGGGCCGGAGCAGGGCTCGTGTCGGTCGCCTGTCCGCCTTCTGCCTTGATGGTCTATGCATCTCATCTGACAGCGGTCATGACCCGACCGATCAGCGGGGCCGGAGAGATCGGGGAACTCCTGTCGGACAGGCGTCTGAATGCGGCGCTGATCGGGCCGGGATACGGTGTCGGTTCCGGGACGCGGGAGGACGTAGCGGAGATTCTGAAGCAGGATTGCGCTGTGGTTCTCGACGCGGACGCGCTCACCAGCTTCGAAAAGGAGCCGCAGGATCTGTTTCTGCAGATTGGAGAAAGGGAGCTGCCGGTCGTCATGACACCGCACACCGGTGAGTTCGCAAGGCTTTTTCCCGACCTTGCAGACGCAGACCGGTTAACGGCCGCCCGGCTTGCGGCGGCAAGAAGCCGGGCAGTCATCGTTCTGAAAGGGGCCGACACCGTTATCGCTGCGCCCGACGGCCGGGCCGCGATCAATGCCAACGCCTCACCCTGGCTGGCGACCGCCGGATCGGGAGACGTTTTGGCGGGTATCGTCTGTGCCTGTCTGGCCCAGTCGCTTCCCGCCTTCGAAGCCGCCGCCATGGGCGTCTGGCTGCATTCGGAAGCGGGCAATGAGGTTGGGGCCGGGCTGATCGCGGAGGACCTTATCCCTTCGCTGAAGCCGGTGATTGCCCGTCTTGTGGAAAAAACCATGCCCAAGGATGATGCAAAAACGTCATTTTTCCTTTGA